The Fulvivirga maritima genome segment ACATGCTTGGCGTTATGTATGCGCCTACAGATAAACTCACGCTCATGGCTATGGTGCCTTATGTGGTGCGCGATATGACTTTAACTACTTACCAAGGAGGTATGGGTTCGGAAGTGCTGGGTAATTTTAATACGTCAAGCTCAGGCTTGGGAGATGTTAAAATATCAGGTATTTACAAAATCACATCCGCTTTTAGAGGTACTTTGGGAGTAAGTATACCTACAGGTTCAGTTGAGGAAACCGATGAAGTACTAACACCCATGAATATGCGCAATGAAATGAGATTACCTTATGCTATGCAAAACGGCACTGGCACTTGGGATCTTTTGCCTGGCTTAACTTATAGTAAAAGTAGCGAGCAGACCGGATATGGAGTGCAAGCAAAAGCCATTTTGCCTTTAGCGGATAATTCTGAAGGTTATAAAAGAGGCAATAGAGTAGAAGCCACTGCCTGGGGAAGTTATAATATAAAGCGCTGGGTGAGCTTTTCTCTAAGAGCACAGTATGCTCATGAAGCCGATATTGATGGTATAGATGATGAAATAATGGCTCCTGTACAAACCGCAAATCCTGATTATTATGGCGGATCATGGATTAATGGTTTTACCGGTTTAAATTTCATTGGTCAATCAGGCATAGTGAAAAATCATAGGCTAGCCGTTGAGTGGGGAGCACCGTTCTATCAGGATCTAAATGGCCCGCAAATGAAAGCTAAAAGTACTTTGATCATCGGGTGGCAATATGCCTTTTGATTAGCTTTAAAGAACGGTTTCTTTAGCACGAATACCTTTGCCTTTAAATAATCAACCATAAATCAATTATTTTTATTAAAATACTGTTATTAATAGCGATTTGGCTTATTATCAACTAGATTTATCGTTTAAGTATTTATACAATGAAAAATAATATTTTATTAATCTTTCTAGCTAGCCTGTTCTTTGCCGCTTGTGGTAGTGATTCAGATTCAGGCGATGATGATATGTATACCGGAAGAGAGCTTACGTACACTTTGTATCAAGCCTCTGATTACCCTACCCATGGGACAGTTGTTTTTAAAGAATTATCAAACGGAAGAGTAGAAGCAGTAGTGCATTTAGATGGTACTGAAGGTGAAGCTACACACCCTGCTC includes the following:
- a CDS encoding transporter gives rise to the protein MKKIFISMALVILGLQFGHAQEKVSLPNAHAPLGVMGDHAHNKGEWMVSYRYMHMTMDGNRNGTDDLDDSFIATTVPNRFSGMDMMPPTLRVVPQDMTMDMHMLGVMYAPTDKLTLMAMVPYVVRDMTLTTYQGGMGSEVLGNFNTSSSGLGDVKISGIYKITSAFRGTLGVSIPTGSVEETDEVLTPMNMRNEMRLPYAMQNGTGTWDLLPGLTYSKSSEQTGYGVQAKAILPLADNSEGYKRGNRVEATAWGSYNIKRWVSFSLRAQYAHEADIDGIDDEIMAPVQTANPDYYGGSWINGFTGLNFIGQSGIVKNHRLAVEWGAPFYQDLNGPQMKAKSTLIIGWQYAF